The following are encoded in a window of Brettanomyces bruxellensis chromosome 9, complete sequence genomic DNA:
- the RPL6A_1 gene encoding 60S ribosomal protein L6A: MASKIYALETARPKSTRKAVRPHKLRASLVPGTVLIILAGRFSGKRVVYLKNLEDSTLLVTGPFKVNGVPLRRVNSRFVIATKTKIDVSSLDLSRFDVPYFAREKKSKKSHKSEKDFFNEAGEKKEIKAERVNDQKIVDKSLIAEIKKTPMLKQYLASSFSLKHGDKPHAMVF, from the exons ATG gcttcaaaaatatatgcaCTAGAAACAGCTCGTCCTAAGAGCACCAGAAAGGCTGTTAGACCACACAAATTGAGAGCCAGCTTGGTTCCAGGTACAGTTCTGATCATTTTGGCTGGAAGATTTAGCGGAAAGAGAGTTGTTTACCTCAAGAACTTGGAAGACAGTACACTTTTAGTCACAGGACCATTCAAGGTCAATGGTGTTCCATTGAGAAGAGTTAACTCAAGGTTTGTCATTGCTACAAAGACTAAGATTGACGTTTCATCGCTAGATCTATCGAGATTTGACGTTCCATACTTTGCCAGAGAGAAGAAGTCGAAGAAGAGCCACAAGTCAGAGAAGGACTTTTTCAATGAGGCtggagagaagaaggaaatcaAGGCTGAGCGTGTGAACGACCAGAAAATTGTCGACAAGTCTTTGATTGccgaaataaaaaagacaCCAATGCTCAAGCAATATCTAGCATCTTCATTCTCTTTGAAGCACGGTGATAAGCCACACGCAATGGTTTTCTAA
- the FPR3 gene encoding peptidylprolyl isomerase fpr3, giving the protein MTEFAPISGYYQTLKPFNPRPCQTPEYPITVHLTLASIDPEPVDDEKQPTTLRLLKQRDMFEVDDSEDEDYNEEEDDKEENDDDDDDDDEKKPSKKSSKKNAKKSGKKDAKDEEEDESDGDEIEETKEMDEEIQDHILCTLSPESQCQQVLDLTIMPGDEVYFVATGSYTVYLSGNYVDNPDDLEDDDFSSSEDDEDEDEDPDYEEGDENEEDEEGDVIEEGDDDFDLDKLENVDDVEKEIEDLVKKDEGKKKQSGKKRKAEKEESGAEGKSKKSKKAKKDEEERRVKFDKDLIKGPTQTEKKEKKEKKEKKEKIEKKKKKHPVRKLDGGILVEDMVTGVGPLVKSGKKISVRYVGKLRNGKVFDKNVSGKPFRFNVGRGEVIKGWDLGFQGMAVGGERRIIIPAPMAYGSQRLPGIPANSELTFDVKLLAIK; this is encoded by the coding sequence ATGACCGAATTTGCACCTATATCTGGATATTATCAGACCCTTAAGCCATTTAATCCAAGGCCATGTCAAACACCAGAGTATCCAATAACAGTTCACCTTACGCTAGCATCAATTGATCCAGAGCcagttgatgatgaaaagcaaCCAACCACTTTGAGATTGTTGAAGCAAAGGGATATGTTTGAGGTTGATGACagtgaggatgaagattataatgaggaggaggatgataaggaggagaatgatgatgatgatgatgatgatgatgagaagaagCCTTCTAAAAAGTCGAGTAAAAAGAATGCTAAAAAGTCCGGTAAAAAGGATGCTaaggatgaggaagaggaCGAAAGTGATGGTGATGAAATTGAGGAGACGAAGGAAATGGACGAAGAGATCCAAGATCATATTCTATGTACTCTTTCTCCAGAGTCTCAATGTCAGCAGGTGCTTGATCTCACAATAATGCCAGGAGATGAGGTTTACTTCGTTGCAACTGGTTCATACACAGTGTACCTTTCCGGAAATTATGTTGACAACCCAGATGAtcttgaggatgatgacTTTTCATCGAGCGAAgacgatgaagatgaagatgaagatccTGACTACGAAGAGGGcgatgaaaatgaagaggatgaagaggGTGATGTTATCGAGGAAGGTGATGACGATTTTGATCTGGACAAGcttgaaaatgttgatgatgtcGAGAAGGAGATTGAAGACTTGGTGAAGAAGGAtgagggaaagaaaaagcagtctggaaagaagagaaaggccgagaaagaagaaagtggtGCAGAGGGGAAAAGCAAGAAGTCCAAGAAAGCCAAGaaggatgaggaagagaGGAGAGTGAAGTTCGACAAGGATCTGATCAAGGGACCAACGCaaacagagaagaaggaaaagaaggagaagaaagagaagaaggagaagattgaaaagaagaagaagaagcaccCAGTTAGAAAACTTGACGGTGGTATCTTAGTCGAAGACATGGTGACAGGTGTTGGTCCACTTGTCAAGTCAGGCAAGAAGATTAGCGTGAGATACGTTGGAAAGCTCAGAAACGGAAAGGTGTTCGATAAGAACGTTTCTGGAAAGCCATTCCGGTTTAATGTTGGTCGTGGAGAAGTTATTAAAGGCTGGGATTTGGGCTTCCAAGGTATGGCAGTTGGTGGAGAGCGGAGGATCATCATCCCTGCACCAATGGCCTATGGATCACAGCGTCTTCCTGGTATTCCTGCCAATAGCGAGTTGACATTTGACGTTAAGCTTTTGGCCATCAAATGA
- the VMA6 gene encoding H(+)-transporting V0 sector ATPase subunit d (BUSCO:EOG092638RC), with product MEGLYFNIEGGYLEGVIRGYRNGLLTSSQYVNLTQCDNLEDLKLQLSATEYGNFLSDVSGKLSTSVLEQKLSEDLVKQFRYLRAQASEPLSKLMDYITYGYMIDNVALMITGTIHERDRSEILERCHPLGWFDTLPTLSVATDIESLYETVLVDTPLAPYFHNCFSVDDLDDTNIEIIRNTLYKAYLEDFYEFSKTLSSPSNEVMERLLSFEADKRAINICVNSLDTDLTVEDKLKMLPGLGKLSAPAFQHDLAHADDLEQIKMTVTSILEYRDFFDESNGKTLEDRFYEYEMSLCKNAFTQQFTYSTVWAFVRSKEQEIRNITWIAECIAQSQKDRINNYIAVY from the coding sequence ATGGAAGGACTCTACTTCAACATAGAGGGTGGGTACTTGGAAGGAGTGATCCGTGGATATAGAAATGGGCTTCTTACATCTTCCCAGTATGTTAATTTGACACAGTGTGATAATTTGGAGGACCTCAAGTTGCAACTATCGGCCACCGAATACGGCAACTTCCTCTCGGACGTCTCAGGAAAGCTCTCGACGTCTGTTTTGGAGCAAAAGTTGAGCGAAGACCTGGTGAAACAATTCCGTTATTTGAGAGCACAGGCTTCAGAACCTCTTTCTAAGCTTATGGACTACATTACTTACGGCTATATGATCGATAATGTGGCCCTAATGATCACAGGCACCATCCACGAACGTGACCGGTCCGAGATTCTCGAAAGATGCCATCCTTTGGGCTGGTTTGATACGCTTCCGACCCTTTCTGTGGCCACAGATATCGAATCTTTGTATGAAACAGTTCTTGTCGACACACCTTTGGCCCCATATTTCCACAACTGCTTCTCGGTGGACGACCTAGATGACACCAACATTGAGATCATCCGGAACACGTTGTACAAGGCGTACTTGGAGGATTTCTACGAGTTTTCCAAGACTCTTTCAAGCCCCTCCAATGAGGTAATGGAGCGTTTGCTCTCGTTTGAGGCTGATAAAAGGGCCATCAACATCTGTGTCAACTCACTTGACACGGACTTGACCGTTGAGGATAAGCTCAAGATGCTTCCAGGGCTCGGAAAGTTGTCTGCACCTGCTTTTCAGCATGATTTGGCACATGCAGACGACTTGGAGCAGATAAAAATGACTGTGACCTCCATTCTCGAGTACCGCGACTTTTTTGATGAATCCAACGGCAAAACTCTCGAGGACCGGTTCTATGAGTACGAGATGTCGCTTTGTAAAAATGCATTCACTCAACAGTTCACCTATTCCACAGTTTGGGCGTTTGTGAGATCCAAGGAGCAGGAGATTCGTAATATCACGTGGATTGCCGAGTGCATTGCCCAGAGCCAGAAGGATCGGATCAACAATTACATAGCTGTGTACTAA
- a CDS encoding uncharacterized protein (BUSCO:EOG09263WB5) has product MDSLSKTLNNLSLYDVKHYVRKAQNAVLNLSDMEAKVREATNNEPWGASSSRMAEIARGTFNYKDREEICNMIFRRFTEKSAHEWRQIYKALQLMEYLVKHGSERFVDDARANVNLVSMLKSFHYIDSKGVDQGINVRNRARELSSLLGDEGRIRQERRKAKTNAKKFGGVSSNTYSSSSATGRPGHRSSFGDGDAYETRIFGDGGVYGRRLGDTAAEEHYTSYEAARNHTRHSSSAKAGRPTVKTTKTNASATSSAAPALDLVNFDEEQTAEYKVPESGLKTQAGSSSKKDDDDDFDDDFDDFQSAPTNTGGAPVKKEQGLADILASSYSTPAKSNSGSVSQPAQGSLPLFSEFNSAAQPQKSLPKKQDDIFGSLLASAKTTATSGRNSTGLNSSWQPAKNTKPTQAQPVAQQTQQSASGQSNGDSFDLLDL; this is encoded by the coding sequence ATGGATTCACTTTCAAAGACACTCAACAACCTCTCGCTTTACGATGTGAAGCACTATGTCCGGAAGGCACAGAATGCAGTGCTTAATCTGAGTGATATGGAGGCCAAGGTGCGTGAGGCAACCAATAATGAGCCTTGGGGAGCCTCATCTTCACGCATGGCAGAAATTGCCAGAGGTACGTTTAATTATAAGGACAGAGAGGAAATATGCAACATGATCTTTCGGAGATTTACGGAGAAGTCTGCACACGAGTGGCGGCAGATATACAAGGCTTTACAATTGATGGAATACTTGGTTAAGCATGGATCCGAGAGGTTTGTGGATGACGCCAGGGCAAATGTGAATTTAGTGTCAATGCTAAAGTCGTTCCACTACATCGACTCCAAGGGTGTCGACCAGGGAATAAATGTGAGAAACAGAGCCAGAGAATTGTCATCTTTGCTTGGTGATGAGGGTCGGATTAGGCAGGAACgtagaaaagcaaagaCTAACGCCAAGAAATTCGGCGGTGTGTCTTCAAACACATATTCATCGAGTTCTGCAACCGGCCGCCCGGGCCACAGGTCTTCTTTTGGCGATGGCGATGCATACGAGACGAGAATATTCGGTGATGGAGGTGTTTATGGTCGTAGACTTGGTGATACGGCTGCAGAAGAGCATTATACCTCATATGAGGCGGCAAGAAATCATACCAGGCATTCCTCCAGTGCCAAGGCTGGTCGTCCGACTgtgaaaacaacaaaaacaaaCGCTTCGGCCACATCTTCGGCTGCTCCAGCTTTGGATTTGGTCAATTTTGACGAGGAACAGACTGCAGAGTATAAAGTTCCAGAATCCGGCTTGAAGACACAGGCTGGCAGCAGCAGTAAAAAAGACGATGACGACGACtttgatgatgactttGACGACTTCCAGTCGGCGCCAACCAACACGGGAGGTGCTCCAGTAAAGAAAGAGCAGGGTCTTGCTGATATTTTGGCTTCTTCATACAGCACCCCTGCAAAAAGTAACTCGGGAAGCGTTTCACAGCCAGCCCAGGGTTCTCTGCCACTATTTTCTGAGTTTAACAGTGCGGCTCAGCCACAAAAGAGCTTGCCGAAGAAGCAGGATGACATCTTCGGGTCTCTTTTGGCCTCGGCAAAGACTACTGCTACTTCCGGAAGAAATAGCACTGGATTAAACTCAAGCTGGCAGCCTGCAAAGAACACCAAGCCAACTCAAGCTCAACCTGTGGCTCAGCAGACCCAGCAATCAGCCAGTGGCCAATCAAACGGCGATTCGTTTGATTTACTTGACTTGTAA